One window of Lawsonibacter asaccharolyticus genomic DNA carries:
- a CDS encoding sigma-70 family RNA polymerase sigma factor encodes MPRYNMYYPDYEKLYPGIEKRPDILRVLRASDRKMRYMEKGLKSERSVWDQKKQTIASLPSREISLEELMEDGRQQFSNGPTLDEQVQHQEEVYHLHQALCSLEREYQLLLYFRYWKDMSQEDVAKMLSLTQQAVSYRERYALQRLKDFVQNGEKKKF; translated from the coding sequence ATGCCGCGATACAACATGTACTACCCAGACTATGAGAAGCTCTACCCAGGCATTGAAAAACGTCCGGATATTTTGCGTGTACTGCGAGCAAGTGACCGCAAGATGCGCTATATGGAAAAGGGACTCAAATCGGAGCGTTCGGTGTGGGATCAAAAAAAACAAACCATTGCATCTTTACCCAGTCGGGAAATCTCCCTGGAGGAGCTCATGGAGGATGGACGGCAGCAATTTTCTAACGGCCCGACGCTGGACGAACAGGTGCAACATCAGGAGGAAGTATATCACTTGCATCAAGCCTTATGCAGTCTGGAAAGAGAATACCAGCTGCTGCTTTATTTCCGCTACTGGAAAGACATGAGTCAGGAGGATGTAGCGAAAATGCTTTCTCTCACGCAGCAAGCAGTCAGTTATCGTGAGCGTTATGCCTTACAACGGCTGAAAGATTTTGTGCAAAACGGAGAAAAGAAAAAATTTTAG
- a CDS encoding DNA ligase, whose product MQSLNAYVDVVRQEIIDRYQPGEDDPHLRVLRAAHLDEDEYFSQLVSEDLCRVIQDIRAAHKGDSESAPVNTVAEELRRDIEETMNFKGSDLERQAMLYCKRLGINYSKLTETEFRQLIHILDKSSLLKTHGSKRKMRK is encoded by the coding sequence GTGCAGAGCCTCAACGCCTATGTGGATGTGGTGCGGCAGGAAATCATAGACCGCTACCAGCCGGGAGAGGACGATCCCCACCTCCGCGTCCTGCGCGCCGCCCATCTGGACGAGGACGAGTATTTCAGCCAGCTTGTCAGCGAGGATCTGTGCCGGGTCATTCAGGACATCCGTGCCGCCCATAAAGGGGACAGCGAGAGTGCGCCGGTCAACACGGTAGCCGAGGAACTGCGGCGGGACATTGAGGAAACCATGAACTTCAAGGGCAGCGACTTGGAGCGGCAGGCGATGTTGTACTGCAAGCGGCTGGGGATCAATTACAGCAAGCTGACGGAAACAGAGTTCCGGCAGCTTATCCACATTCTGGACAAATCCTCCCTGCTCAAAACACATGGCTCAAAGCGGAAAATGCGCAAATAA